One Felis catus isolate Fca126 chromosome D3, F.catus_Fca126_mat1.0, whole genome shotgun sequence DNA segment encodes these proteins:
- the LOC109492995 gene encoding 60S ribosomal protein L32-like, translated as MILLFPFPVGIIAALGPLAKPKVIKKRTKKFIWHQLDQYVKIKCNWQKPRVIDNRVCRRFKGQILMPRIGYKSNKKTKHMLPGGSQKFLVHGVKELEVLLMYSKSYCAEIAHSVFSKNCKAVVERAAQLALRVTNPNARLHGEKNE; from the exons ATGATTCTTCTTTTC CCATTTCCTGTTGGCATCATAGCTGCCCTCGGACCTCTGGCGAAGCCCAAGGTCATTAAAAAGAGGACCAAGAAGTTTATCTGGCACCAGTTAGACCAGTATGTCAAAATTAAGTGCAACTGGCAGAAACCTAGAGTCATTGACAATAGGGTGTGCAGGAGATTCAAGGGCCAGATCTTGATGCCCAGAATTGGTTACAAgagcaacaagaaaacaaagcacatgcTGCCCGGTGGCTCCCAGAAGTTCCTAGTCCACGGTGTCAAGGAGCTTGAAGTGCTGCTGATGTACAGTAAATCTTACTGTGCAGAAATTGCTCACAGTGTCTTCTCCAAGAACTGCAAAGCCGTTGTGGAAAGAGCAGCCCAGCTGGCCCTCAGAGTCACCAATCCCAATGCCAGGCTGCACGGCGAAAAGAATGAATAG